AGCAGGTGAAGAACGTGAGGGGGTGTACTACTTTACGGGAGTCAAAGTTGCACGAGTTCATGGGGCTACAAAGTCTTCAGATTCTTCAGTTCTGTGGCATCGTCGTCTTGGGCATCCGTCATACAAAATTCTATCTTCATTACCGGCTTTTAAATCCcttattatagatttttctgATTCTAGTCAATGCGATATTTGTTTTCAAGCTAAGCAAACTCGACGGGTTTTTCCCGATAGCCTTAATAAAGCTTCTGCACCTTTTGAACTTATTCATTGTGATGTTTGGGGACCATATCGCACACCAGCATCATGTGGTGCCGTATACTTTCTTACCATCGTTGATGATTTCTCTCGCGCAGTATGGACGTATTTGATGCTTGAAAAATCAGAAGTTGCTACTTTACTTAAGAACTTTTGTGCCATGTCGGAAAGGCAATTCGGACGTCCCGTTCGAATGATTCGCACGGATAATGGAACAGAGTTTACAGTCCTTCGGAAATATTTTCAGGAGCAGGGGATTGTACATCAAACTTCTTGCATTgatacaccacaacaaaatgctCGTGTGGAACGGAAACACAGGCATATACTTAATGTGGCTCGTGCTTGCCTCTTCCAAGCACACCTTCCTTCCACGTTTTGGGGAGAAAGTATTTTAGCAGCTGCTCATCTTATTAACCGTACTCCTACAAAAGTTTTAGATGGCAAAACGCCATATGAAGTGCTTCACGGTAAACCTCCAGTCTTTGATCAACTTCGCGTTTTTGGATGTCTTGCATATGCACATAGGCGTGCGCGAGATAAAGATAAATTTGGGGCTAGGAGTCGCAAGTGTTTGTTTGTTGGTTACCCCTTTGGCAAGAAAGCATGGAGACTCTATGATCCAGAAACAAATGAATTCTTCATAAGCCGCGATGTTCTTTTCTTCGAAGACAAGTTTCCAGGGCTTCCTGATACAGAGTATGTTACACCACCAGTTATGCAAGAGGACGTAATAGACGATTGGCTACTCCCGACGGTGACATCTAGGGGGAGCACGCCAGCATCGCCACCTATTCCCTCTCTTGTGCCAACAGACTCGTCCATTCCATCTACAACAACTCAAAATCCTACAAACGCTTCTCCTACTACTGAGACTCTACCTTCATCGACGTCTCCTACTTCTATACCTTCTGATCCACTGCCTTTGTCTCCAACTACATCTCCGACTCAGGCTGTGTTACCTACGACATCAACGTCAGAATCAGAACAGCCTGACCACACTAAATCTCCAGGTCTATTGGAAGTACTTGGTCGTGGTCATCGTGCTAAAAAGCCGTCCATTCTACTCAAAAATTTTGTTGCTCATACTACAGAATCTACAAACCCCTCTCACGTTCTATCTTCTTCTGATCAGAGTTCTCTTCCACCGGTCTCAGGTAAGACACTGTATCCTATCGCTGACTACTTGTCTTCCTCTGTTTTTTCAGAGAAACATCAGGCTTTTCTTGCTCAGATCACCTCGGATTATGTTCCTGCAACCTTTAATGAAGCTATCCTTGATGAACGCTTCAAAGGTGCTATGAAAACCGAGGTCACTGCCTTAGAAGACAATCATACTTGGGACGTCACTACTTTACCCCCGGGGAAGAAGGCCATTAGCTGCCAATGGCTTTATTCCAACAAATATCGAGCTGATGGTACAATAGAGCGACCCAAAGCTCGACTGGTGGCGCATGGAAATAGACAAAAGGAAGGTCGAGACTACAAAGATACATTTGCTCCTGTCGCAAAGATGAATACTGTTCGTTTTCTACTTAAGTTAGCAGCAGCAAAGCGTTGGGAGGTACATCAGATGGATGttcacaatgcatttttacatgGGGACTTAGAGGAGGAAATCTACATGGAATTACCACCAGGCTTCCGATCTTCTGATCCATCCAAAGTCTGCAGGCTTCGCAAATCActctatggtttgaaacaatctccTAGGTGTTGGTTTTCAAAGCTCAGTACTACACTTCTTGCCTTTGGTTTTACTCAGAGTTATGAAGACTATTCTCTTTTCTCACTTATCCAAGGAAATATATGTCTTCACATACTCGTCTATGTCGATGACTTCATTATTGCAGGCAACGATATTTCTACGATTCAGCGGTTTAAAACCTACCTTAACAAGCACTTCAAGATGAAAGATTTGGGAAAAATCAAGTACTTCCTTGGTCTCGAAGTTGCTAGAGGACCTGAGGGTATTTTTGTGTCACAGAGAAAATATGCTTTAGACATTGTTGCAGAATGTGGTCTCCTCGGTGCTAAACCATCTCCTGTCCCTACGGAGCTTAATCACAAGCTTCCATTGTCTAAAAGCCCGTGGCTTACTGATCCCGGCAAATATAGACGCCTAGTTGGTCGTCTCATCTATTTGACGTTTACTCGGCCTGAGCTAAGTTATATTGTTCATCTCCTTTCTCAGTTTATGCAAAGGCCTCGCGAAGATCATTGGCTGGCGGCCTTGAGGGTTGTACGTTACTTGAAAGGGACTCCGGACCAGGGTATTATGCTATCCTCTTCGTGTGATTTGCAGCTTACTGCTTACTGCGATGCTGATTGGTCTGCCTGTCCTATTACACGCCGGTCATTGAGTGCCTATGTGGTTCTCCTCGGTGATTCTCTTGTCTCTTGGAAGACAAAGAAGCAGCGTACTGTCTCGCGTTCATCTGCTGAAGCAGAATACCGGTCTATGGCTGATACTACGTGTGAGCTAAAGTGGCTTAAACGCCTGTTGGCTCAATTTGGTTTCTCTCATCCTCAACCAATGCGTATGTTTTGTGACAGTCAATCGGCCATTTACATCGCCAAGAACCCTGTCTTCCATGAAAGGACAAAACACGTTGAGAATGACTGTCATACAGTACGTGATGCTGTTCAATCCAAGCTTCTCACGACAGAACATATCTCTACTAAGCATCAACCTGCGGATCTCCTCACCAAGGCATTACCTACGCCTACATTTGATTACTTATTGTCCAAGTTAGGCATTCGGACACCGTCATTgccaacttgagggggagtattgggATTAGGataaatataaagtttcctATATTGTTGGGATTTAGACGATCTAtgtatttccttttcctagCTAGGTTATGCTAAAGATGTTGTATATAAACACCTCTTGGTGAATGAATAAAGGACACACAATTCTACATTATATTCATTATAGTAAACATGAAACATATGATAATCTTTCCCCTAATCTTTTAAATTCAAGTTAGGAATGGATTTTAGGTATTTGGATTGATGTCGGGTAGGATATGTTTAGTTCTGGGTAAATTAGATATAGAGAAATTATATCTACTGTATATATGATCCAGTAATGTTTCAATTCGTATGTGGATCAGCTCCAACCGAATCGAATGGTTCTGCAACTTTAAAtctgaaatattatattatatttatttataattatttttttgttatacaaaattaatctaatgtcatatatatatttgtaatatgaaaaaatttcaacataGTTAAAATAGTCTAGTGGTAATCTATGTGTTACTTTGGTTGTCCAACATGGATTCTACTTTCAAGAAAtacaattttgtattttttaaacatGAGTTTCAGTTTAAACAGAGATGTCCGATTGGATCCGTAGTAAATTGGGTATTTCCGAGACCAATCTGAACCAGTTCATTTCGGGTCGGATCCGAAGAACTCGGTTCGGGTCAAAAATTCCAGCACTAATTCAAGTCACCAACTTTAACGTTCTCTGCAGTTCTTTTGTCACAATCtcttttttgaagaaaataatataatttcttttgtagaaaatcatataatatCTAATGCGATATAGGCTTGGTCAAGTGGATCAGTTCAagaatattatgtataaatatagTTAGCCTAACTAATTTGAGCGATATGCACAATGACATCAAATTCTATTCTATCCTTTTATGGACGCAGTGATGTAGTTTGCATCCAGAATTTACTATTGTATAATGTAGAGTGGCTCGAGTTGGAGAGATTACGCAAGACTGAACAatgtttcttttcattttggtaacattatttatttttttctttcgtaaaaaatagaGAGTCGAGAGCATGgaattttacaaataaattgGAGAAATTTTTCCTATTGACACAAACATACTATTGCTAAGTTTTACTAATGCTTAATACATGTCAAAATAGTTTTGTAACATATTGACAAGAATTAATATCGCTGGACGCTGGTCATTTGAAAATGTATCCAGACGTCAATGAATATTTGGCAGCTTTGCaatattcaaaaattttaaatttgatctTATTTTCTTTGATTTCAAGATTTATTAGTACAGATTTAAATTGTTACAAATAACACAGGACAGTATTGGGGAAAAAATATGTCCTAACTTTGtcagaaatatgaaaatatactaATTAAAGAAAGATACGTAAGCGTCAAGCAACCTACTCTATTTGTCATGTGTCATCAACGGAATAGCGGATGCCAAATTATTTAAGCAAATTTGGATGATGTCGGACAAACAATGAGTAGTGGACAATTGGACATGGTACGTATACAAAACTCTGACGAAGACGATAATTCTTACAAATATATGACGAGTGGCATACTCGTAAATAACTTTTAGTACACGTATGAACGAGGAGAAGCAGAATAATAGTTTATGCTATCTGCTGCTTCTGAAATTGTGAATCAAGCATGAAAAGTAAGTaaccagaaaaataaaaagaccatcaaaatatatattaaaaaaacaactaaaagaTATGTTAAGTGATCGTAACCGAGAAAGATATGGATAATGGAAGATATAAGTAATCAGGCTTTCTAAATAAGTGGTATGATCCACAGAAGTGACGtaaatgatgcacgtttttactataataaattttactatttcGTGAGTTTTAGTCCACTCActctctatattttatatatttgttattctcttcttttcctttgaTTTGCATTAATGCCTTCAATcataatatattctattatatgtagaatatattacaagttttttttttttgctaagataCAAGTTTCGGTTAAGTCTAtagaaaaaagaatgaaaaacatTGACAGGAAACAAAAAtgccaaagaaaaaataatactatCCAAAAcctttattaataaaaaaatgtatgcaTTTTATCCATATGTGGTTGTTACATGGTTGCAACTTgcgaatttaaaaaaaaacttgcatACAATAGAGTAAAAATAAGCATAGTCAGCTAAAGCAGAAAAATGGGTGCATATCTTCTATTTTAAAGATGATccaaaccaaaaatttgaagaCCTAAAAATCATAAACAAGTAAACCAACTAAGTGCATGTATATATTCAAAATGTTAGTTGAGTACGTTCGCATctaaagatattttattttatatatagagcTCATCGGTGAGCAGATAAGGATGATGCATTTtgaactatatattaatatatttatttattattttcatccGAAAAAGTAGGCTGGGTTACGAATATACTTGAGACCACATTACTTTACATTCTTAATTTGTTTTCCATTTGAAAATCATATGAGATAAGACAcgcacaaaagaaaaatcaaatggAACATTACAGTATATGCTTTTAAGATTTGATAATttactttattaataaaattgtcaACCATTTTAAGCATTAAGAATAGTCGTCACTGATCCACGTGCTAACTCTCAAATACGAATGCTACTTTAACGATATAGCTTACGTGTTTTCTTTCTGAATGTGGTAATTTTTGTTCCATTAACAATTATTTTAACGATATAGCTGACGTATGTTCTTTCTGAATGTGGTAATTTTTGTTCCATTAACAATTAAGATGGCTTTGCCGTTCTTTAATGTTgataaaatgatacatatataaatacaagaaactCAAGATTTTAGTTCATACAATCTATTATCAATAGTGAGTAAACGAGGATGACAAAAATAAAGTGAGTAAAAGAGATGTTGAACTAGGATCTAAAAAAccgtcttttaatttttaactaaaaaaactaaaaatcgactcttaaataaaattttatattctgCTAAAAACCTCATTCTAAGAACTTCttattaatcatgctctaagtatTTATGTGGTAGCTTGTAGCTTGGCCAATGATTTAGCTTATTTCATATGGAATGTTACAGAATCCAGCTTTCTTGGATATATCTAGAGTTACCATACGACTCGTGACAAAAATAGTCTAAATGCAAAAGCTAAAAATGGTAGTTACTGGTCTGCCCTACAAGGAACAACACCAACACATGTTTAGCTGTTATATCCAAAAATGTAAAGAGCAAAATTGTTATGTTATTGACCAGAATCTCTTATATCCATTTCATTTTCTAACCTTTTTATAGGATAATCTTTTGAAATTAACAGAGACACCTTTCgagattatatattttctaatatataGTATTAATCTATAAATACGGGCAACCTAAGACGAACAACATCTCCTCGATCTTATCCTTATCTTCTTCCTTGTTCTATTTCGCTTCTAATTTCTCTCTAAAGTCGTcctacatcttttttttttttttttgaaaattagtcgTCCTACATCTTCTTGTTTAAGTTCTTGAGATCTTTGTCTGATAATTCTAGAGTTAATACTAATTGACCAACGATAAATGTCAATGGACAAAGTCATGAAATGATAAATCTCAACCAATTCTCTCGTTTCCTCGTTTATCATTCCGTATCTGTCGTGATTCTTCACTGGTTTTACGTATTTTCTTGAAACATTTTTCtctatttcttgttttttttttctctctcgcAAAGTGTTAGGACAAAATATGGCAAACGCTGAGAAGACAAGTTCAGGTTCCGACATAGacgagaagaagaggaaacgCAAGTTGTCAAACCGCGAATCTGCTAGGAGATCACGTCTCAAGAAACAGAAGATGATGGAAGACACGATCCACGAGATCTCGACTCTTGAGAGACGAATCAAAGAGTACAGCGAGAGATGCAAAGTGGCGAGACGGAGGCTTGACTCGCTCGAATCGGAAAACGCGGGTTTGAGATCGGTGAAGACGTGGCTTTCAAGCTACGTTAGAGATTTAGAGAATATGATGGCTACGACTTCCTTAACGCTGACGCAGAGTGGCGGCGATGAACAGGAGGCAAACGCGGATGGAGATTGTAGGCGTAGACCATGGCAGCAGTATGGTTGTGATTCTCTACAACCAGTTGCGTCTTTCAAGACATGAGCGTTGTGTGTTTAGTTTGTGTTTTTGTGACCATTTTATGATTTGTATCTTTCATATTGAACTGTTTTCTCCTCTTACAAACTTAACTATAGAGACTTCGTGGATTGTTTTTACTTTATTCTAgacaaaaaaattggaaaacgCCGACTGTGGGGATCGAACCCACGGCCACGGGATTAAAAGTCACGcgctctaccactgagctaagTCGGCAGCTGTTGTAAGGAtttctttaaatttaaatgtttcAAAGTTAAGTTGCATGCATAATGAACTAGGATACGTATTGATCGGGATCATGTCTGAATGCCAACATAGGGAATGTAGTTTCAATATAACTTGAGAAATATCCCAGCTTTACGTTCTCTTGTTCTCAAAACTTTTGTTGATAAAACTCAATAGGAATGGTATAACTACGTCCAAGCATGACCAGGACCTAGGTTACAACTAGGTGGGGCAAGCAAAGTACCACATgcagaaattttaattttcattagtTTTATTGGAACAACCTAGAAATTTAGATGGTTTAGTACTCTTCATTGCCCCAGCACCTTTGGTTGAAAATCAACTATAACTgctataatttttttggtctaaTAACTGCTATAATTTTGCTATTTAATACATTGTGCCCCATGTTATTATATATCCGAGATCCGCCCCTGAGCATGCCTAACTGGTCCCAGAAAATTACAAGAACCCTTCTCACGTTGTCGCGCACTTTACTCCTTTCAACCACTCAATCAaactcaaacaaaaacaaacttgTTCTGTGTACTTACTTAGAGAAACTTCATCGCATAATACGTTGGAAGAACTATTGGTTTAGCACAAAGATTTAGTTATATTAGGCATCCTCATCCATGAGATACTTTTTGGGAtgcctaaacaaaaaaaaactactaataTTCTAAtatagtgttaaaaaaaaataaagtttactttaaaaataaaaattgaatcaGAATTGATAAGTGATTGATGGAGTTTTAAAAAGACTTTCAAAAATTCTCTTAACTTTTTTCCTTCTTTgtcttaacttttattttattttatttttggttaatgGTGAAAACTCTCCATGAAAATTTATCGTTGGTAATGCTCTTCTGTTTCGAAAAATGCCATGTTATTAAAAATTAGATCTGACTCTtctgattaattaaaaaaaccttCGTATCATAATTTCTCAATAAAATATCCTGTTTATAAAGTCTATTTGAGAGTCAACACCCTTCATATTGACAGTCAGATGTCCACGTGAGACTTGGCAAGAACATACATAATTGGTAATGGTTAACAACAAGCCAGAGTAAAATGGCTATATATCAACTGAGGAATGAAATTATAAAGTTGATTGACTTTGTTAAAATATAACTATGAAATTGATATTAGAGATAACATAATCTTGGATGCAAATGGATTGTTGATTTTGGAATGAAATGATATAGAATATTAACTTATTCCACTAATTCTAAAAACTTTTTCACCATATTTGACATGAATGGAATAGAATATTCATTTCATCAATTTCACACATTCCATAAAacatacaaagaaaaacattcCTAAACTTTCTTCTacaattttgattttgaatgaaattattctattttaaaactaatttcatTCAATCTATTTTATTCCATTAATTCCATTCATGGTTACCATTTACAGCTTTTATTGGATAATGTACACTCAAATATATTCCAAATCAAAATACTAAGTATTCTTGAAGTTGAATCAAACGTTGCTGAGTCTTAAAGACAAGATCCGAAACAGCCCTATACCACCAGCAAGGTGGGTAAGCCATGCTTAACAAGAACGGCGACATTATAACGACCATCACGTGATCCAAGTCTTAAAAAGGACAAAACCATATATATGTTCTGTAATTAATTAACaaacaaattaatttatatttaccgCTACTAATAACACATTAAGTGTTGGTTaagaagagataaaaaaaaaatcaatgtttgGGTAAGAAGAAGTTGTGATCCAACTACTCACCAATAAGGCCACCACATGAtcacatagagagagagagagagagaccatccTTCTATATTAATGGTCTTCTAACCATTCCTCTCCCTACCACCATTTATCAGCTTCTTCCCCCAACTCACTCGACTCGGGTCGTGACCAGGTTCGTTCTCCTAACTACCCAaccttctcttcctcctctggATCGAACAAGTCGTGACCTTTTTGTAGATCTGTGTCGATTCTGATCTGATTCCAAAGTTTCGATATTTACGAGGAAAGTGCGTAAAGTTCGAAACTTTCAATGTCTTTTCAATTCTAGATTCATTAATGTAGTAAACTAATGTGAGATCTGATGTCTTGGTGTGCATTGCTCTGGATCTGACCATTGCTCTGTTTTGGTACTCTGTTTCAGCTCTTTCGAAAATGGCAACGGGACAGCTTTTTTCTCGGACAACACAAGCTTTGTTCTACAACTACAAGCAGCTTCCTGTCCAACGAATGCTCGACTTCGACTTCCTCTGTGGTAAAAAATCATCAGATCACTCTACATTGCCTTTTGTTTTGGATCAATGAGATCATTTGTTTTCTTACAGGACGTGAAACGCCTTCTGTTGCTGGGATCATCAACCCTGGCTCCGAAGGCTTTCAGAAGCTCTTCTTCGGA
The nucleotide sequence above comes from Brassica napus cultivar Da-Ae chromosome A9, Da-Ae, whole genome shotgun sequence. Encoded proteins:
- the LOC106365856 gene encoding basic leucine zipper 1 — its product is MANAEKTSSGSDIDEKKRKRKLSNRESARRSRLKKQKMMEDTIHEISTLERRIKEYSERCKVARRRLDSLESENAGLRSVKTWLSSYVRDLENMMATTSLTLTQSGGDEQEANADGDCRRRPWQQYGCDSLQPVASFKT